A genomic segment from Mustela lutreola isolate mMusLut2 chromosome 15, mMusLut2.pri, whole genome shotgun sequence encodes:
- the AMZ2 gene encoding archaemetzincin-2 isoform X2 encodes MQTVQHSEQTLKTALISKNPALVSQYEKLDDGERRLLNKAFKPDNDLFGPITLHSESDWIISHPEAPQDFEEFFSDPSRKAPSPEKRSIYIQCIGSLGNTRIISEEYIKWLKGYCEAFFYGLTVKLLEPVPVSVTRCSFRVNDNTQNLQIHAGHILRFLKKKKPRDAFCIVGITMIDLYPRDSWNFVFGQASLTDGVGIFSFARYGSDFYSSHYEGKVNKLQRVSSSDYSIFDNYYIPEVTSILLLRSCKTLTHEIGHIFGLRHCQWLACLMQGSNHLEEADRRPLNLCPICLRKLHCAVGFNIIDRYQALVRWIDDESADSPGVRREHSREDHVTLPKPVEAFKEWKEWIIRCLAVVQK; translated from the exons ATGCAAACAGTACAGCACTCTGAACAGACTCTAAAAACAGCTCTCATCTCAAAGAACCCGGCGCTCGTGTCACAGTATGAGAAGTTAGACGATGGCGAACGGCGTTTGCTGAACAAAGCCTTCAAGCCAGACAATGATCTGTTTGGACCCATTACCCTGCATTCAGAATCAGACTGGATCATCTCCCATCCGGAGGCTCCCCAAGACTTCGAAGAGTTTTTCAGTGATCCTTCTAGAAAGGCACCGTCTCCAGAGAAACGCAGTATTTATATACAGTGCATTG GGTCTCTGGGAAACACCAGAATTATCAGTGAAGAATATATTAAGTGGCTGAAAGGTTACTGTGAAGCATTTTTCTATGGCTTGACAGTAAAACTCCTAGAACCGGTTCCTGTCTCTGTCACGAGGTGTTCCTTTAGAGTCAATGATAACACACAAAACCTACAAATTCATGCAG ggCATATCCTGAggttcttaaaaaagaagaaacctagAGATGCCTTCTGTATTGTGGGAATAACAATGATTGATCTTTACCCACGAGACTCCTGGAATTTTGTCTTTGGACAGGCCTCTTTGACAGATG GTGTGGGGATATTCAGCTTTGCCAGGTACGGCAGTGATTTTTATAGCTCACACTATGAAGGCAAAGTGAACAAGCTACAGAGAGTATCTTCAAGTGACTATTCCATTTTTGATAACTATTACATCCCCGAAGTGACCAGTATTTTGCTGCTTCGTTCCTGTAAG ACTTTAACCCATGAGATTGGACACATATTTGGACTCCGGCACTGCCAGTGGCTTGCATGCCTCATGCAAGGCTCCAACCACTTGGAGGAAGCTGACCGGCGCCCCCTCAACCTTTGCCCCATCTGTTTACGCAAGCTGCACTGTGCTGTGGGCTTCAACATCATAGACAGATACCAG GCGCTGGTGAGGTGGATTGACGATGAGTCCGCCGACAGCCCTGGAGTCCGCAGGGAGCACAGTCGGGAGGATCACGTGACTTTGCCAAAGCCTGTGGAAGCCTTTAAGGAATGGAAGGAGTGGATAATAAGATGCCTTGCTGTAGTCCAGAAATAA
- the AMZ2 gene encoding archaemetzincin-2 isoform X1, whose protein sequence is MQTVQHSEQTLKTALISKNPALVSQYEKLDDGERRLLNKAFKPDNDLFGPITLHSESDWIISHPEAPQDFEEFFSDPSRKAPSPEKRSIYIQCIGSLGNTRIISEEYIKWLKGYCEAFFYGLTVKLLEPVPVSVTRCSFRVNDNTQNLQIHAGHILRFLKKKKPRDAFCIVGITMIDLYPRDSWNFVFGQASLTDGVGIFSFARYGSDFYSSHYEGKVNKLQRVSSSDYSIFDNYYIPEVTSILLLRSCKTLTHEIGHIFGLRHCQWLACLMQGSNHLEEADRRPLNLCPICLRKLHCAVGFNIIDRYQERMSFLKEEEGEDVISALVRWIDDESADSPGVRREHSREDHVTLPKPVEAFKEWKEWIIRCLAVVQK, encoded by the exons ATGCAAACAGTACAGCACTCTGAACAGACTCTAAAAACAGCTCTCATCTCAAAGAACCCGGCGCTCGTGTCACAGTATGAGAAGTTAGACGATGGCGAACGGCGTTTGCTGAACAAAGCCTTCAAGCCAGACAATGATCTGTTTGGACCCATTACCCTGCATTCAGAATCAGACTGGATCATCTCCCATCCGGAGGCTCCCCAAGACTTCGAAGAGTTTTTCAGTGATCCTTCTAGAAAGGCACCGTCTCCAGAGAAACGCAGTATTTATATACAGTGCATTG GGTCTCTGGGAAACACCAGAATTATCAGTGAAGAATATATTAAGTGGCTGAAAGGTTACTGTGAAGCATTTTTCTATGGCTTGACAGTAAAACTCCTAGAACCGGTTCCTGTCTCTGTCACGAGGTGTTCCTTTAGAGTCAATGATAACACACAAAACCTACAAATTCATGCAG ggCATATCCTGAggttcttaaaaaagaagaaacctagAGATGCCTTCTGTATTGTGGGAATAACAATGATTGATCTTTACCCACGAGACTCCTGGAATTTTGTCTTTGGACAGGCCTCTTTGACAGATG GTGTGGGGATATTCAGCTTTGCCAGGTACGGCAGTGATTTTTATAGCTCACACTATGAAGGCAAAGTGAACAAGCTACAGAGAGTATCTTCAAGTGACTATTCCATTTTTGATAACTATTACATCCCCGAAGTGACCAGTATTTTGCTGCTTCGTTCCTGTAAG ACTTTAACCCATGAGATTGGACACATATTTGGACTCCGGCACTGCCAGTGGCTTGCATGCCTCATGCAAGGCTCCAACCACTTGGAGGAAGCTGACCGGCGCCCCCTCAACCTTTGCCCCATCTGTTTACGCAAGCTGCACTGTGCTGTGGGCTTCAACATCATAGACAGATACCAG GAAAGGATGAGTTTcttgaaggaggaagagggagaggacgTAATCTCG GCGCTGGTGAGGTGGATTGACGATGAGTCCGCCGACAGCCCTGGAGTCCGCAGGGAGCACAGTCGGGAGGATCACGTGACTTTGCCAAAGCCTGTGGAAGCCTTTAAGGAATGGAAGGAGTGGATAATAAGATGCCTTGCTGTAGTCCAGAAATAA
- the AMZ2 gene encoding archaemetzincin-2 isoform X3 produces MQTVQHSEQTLKTALISKNPALVSQYEKLDDGERRLLNKAFKPDNDLFGPITLHSESDWIISHPEAPQDFEEFFSDPSRKAPSPEKRSIYIQCIGVGIFSFARYGSDFYSSHYEGKVNKLQRVSSSDYSIFDNYYIPEVTSILLLRSCKTLTHEIGHIFGLRHCQWLACLMQGSNHLEEADRRPLNLCPICLRKLHCAVGFNIIDRYQERMSFLKEEEGEDVISALVRWIDDESADSPGVRREHSREDHVTLPKPVEAFKEWKEWIIRCLAVVQK; encoded by the exons ATGCAAACAGTACAGCACTCTGAACAGACTCTAAAAACAGCTCTCATCTCAAAGAACCCGGCGCTCGTGTCACAGTATGAGAAGTTAGACGATGGCGAACGGCGTTTGCTGAACAAAGCCTTCAAGCCAGACAATGATCTGTTTGGACCCATTACCCTGCATTCAGAATCAGACTGGATCATCTCCCATCCGGAGGCTCCCCAAGACTTCGAAGAGTTTTTCAGTGATCCTTCTAGAAAGGCACCGTCTCCAGAGAAACGCAGTATTTATATACAGTGCATTG GTGTGGGGATATTCAGCTTTGCCAGGTACGGCAGTGATTTTTATAGCTCACACTATGAAGGCAAAGTGAACAAGCTACAGAGAGTATCTTCAAGTGACTATTCCATTTTTGATAACTATTACATCCCCGAAGTGACCAGTATTTTGCTGCTTCGTTCCTGTAAG ACTTTAACCCATGAGATTGGACACATATTTGGACTCCGGCACTGCCAGTGGCTTGCATGCCTCATGCAAGGCTCCAACCACTTGGAGGAAGCTGACCGGCGCCCCCTCAACCTTTGCCCCATCTGTTTACGCAAGCTGCACTGTGCTGTGGGCTTCAACATCATAGACAGATACCAG GAAAGGATGAGTTTcttgaaggaggaagagggagaggacgTAATCTCG GCGCTGGTGAGGTGGATTGACGATGAGTCCGCCGACAGCCCTGGAGTCCGCAGGGAGCACAGTCGGGAGGATCACGTGACTTTGCCAAAGCCTGTGGAAGCCTTTAAGGAATGGAAGGAGTGGATAATAAGATGCCTTGCTGTAGTCCAGAAATAA